In the genome of Nitrospira japonica, one region contains:
- a CDS encoding SulP family inorganic anion transporter, whose protein sequence is MTSQAFRLQFRWETFNHDLLASVVVFLVALPLCMGIAVASGAPPATGIITGIVGGLVAGALAGCPLQVSGPAAGLTVIVYEIIHEQGMERLALIIVLAGIIQMNWAWLQLGQWFRAVSPAVVHGMLAGIGVLICASQFHIMIDDLPKGSGLENLATLPSAIWKGLVQDDSAPMNHHLAARIGVLTIVGIVMWNLYAPRTLKALPSVLIGVSLATVTTALLGLDIAHIKVRDNLLTIINPPTLDSMRHLLDPAILGEALALALIASVETLLSATAVDQLHHGPRTRYNRELFAQGTGNLLCGFLGVLPMTGVIVRSAANVEAGARSRASAMMHGGWLLLFVSFLPFILRLIPTASLGAVLVFTGYKLMNVEVVRELRRHGSSEVLIYAATLGTIVVTNLLTGVLVGVGLALAKLLYTTQNLDASLERDPSTGRLMLNLQGIATFVSLPRLATALEAVPPSTDLEVRFSSLRHIDHACLQLLESWAKLHTASGGRVDLDWDKLNGLSYHARKDVRAATGWRKWIY, encoded by the coding sequence ATGACCTCTCAGGCGTTTCGACTTCAATTCCGATGGGAAACGTTTAACCACGACCTGTTGGCCTCGGTCGTGGTCTTTCTCGTCGCCCTGCCGCTGTGCATGGGCATTGCCGTCGCGTCGGGCGCCCCGCCGGCAACCGGCATCATCACCGGTATCGTCGGAGGTTTGGTCGCGGGGGCGCTGGCCGGCTGTCCGCTCCAGGTGAGCGGGCCGGCGGCCGGCCTGACCGTCATTGTCTACGAGATCATTCATGAGCAAGGCATGGAACGGTTGGCCTTGATCATCGTGCTCGCCGGCATCATTCAAATGAATTGGGCTTGGCTCCAACTGGGACAATGGTTCCGCGCGGTGTCCCCGGCCGTCGTGCACGGCATGCTGGCCGGCATCGGTGTGCTGATTTGCGCGAGCCAGTTCCACATCATGATCGACGACCTCCCCAAGGGCTCGGGGTTGGAGAATCTGGCCACCCTGCCCTCCGCCATCTGGAAAGGACTGGTGCAGGACGACAGCGCACCGATGAATCACCATCTCGCGGCGCGGATCGGCGTCCTGACGATTGTGGGGATCGTCATGTGGAATCTGTATGCGCCGAGGACGCTCAAAGCCTTACCATCCGTCCTGATCGGCGTATCGCTCGCCACGGTGACGACGGCTCTGCTGGGTCTCGACATCGCCCACATCAAAGTCCGGGACAATCTCCTCACGATCATCAATCCTCCCACGCTCGATTCCATGCGCCACCTGCTGGACCCCGCGATTCTCGGCGAGGCCCTGGCCCTGGCGCTGATCGCAAGCGTCGAGACGCTCCTCTCAGCGACTGCCGTCGATCAGCTTCATCATGGTCCGCGCACCCGTTACAACAGAGAGCTCTTCGCGCAAGGCACCGGCAACCTCTTGTGCGGGTTCCTGGGCGTCCTGCCGATGACCGGCGTCATCGTCCGCAGCGCGGCGAATGTCGAAGCCGGCGCACGTTCACGCGCGTCCGCCATGATGCACGGAGGGTGGCTGCTGCTGTTCGTCTCGTTTCTTCCGTTCATCTTGCGCCTGATTCCGACCGCCAGCCTCGGCGCCGTGCTCGTATTCACGGGCTACAAGCTCATGAACGTCGAGGTCGTCCGGGAACTCCGACGGCACGGTTCGAGCGAGGTGCTGATCTACGCCGCCACGCTCGGGACGATCGTCGTCACCAATTTGCTGACCGGCGTGCTCGTCGGAGTGGGACTGGCTCTCGCCAAGCTGCTGTATACCACGCAGAATCTCGATGCCTCCCTCGAGCGCGATCCATCGACCGGGAGGCTGATGCTCAATCTGCAGGGCATCGCGACTTTCGTCAGCCTGCCCCGATTAGCGACGGCCTTGGAGGCGGTGCCGCCGTCCACCGATCTCGAGGTCCGGTTTTCCTCTCTCCGGCACATCGATCACGCCTGCTTGCAACTTCTCGAGTCCTGGGCGAAACTGCACACCGCATCCGGCGGCAGGGTTGATCTGGATTGGGACAAGCTCAACGGGTTGTCGTACCACGCGAGAAAAGACGTACGAGCGGCCACCGGGTGGCGGAAATGGATTTATTAA
- a CDS encoding tetratricopeptide repeat protein → MRRTIDSTGGLAAAMLLFVTLSAAGCTGDKPKELLETAEFEERQMNLPHAKQLYEELVRQYPTSPEANTARARLAKLNRD, encoded by the coding sequence GTGAGACGCACCATCGATTCGACTGGCGGGCTGGCGGCGGCCATGCTGCTGTTCGTGACGCTCTCGGCGGCCGGTTGTACCGGCGACAAGCCGAAGGAACTGCTGGAGACCGCCGAGTTCGAGGAACGGCAGATGAACCTACCCCACGCCAAGCAGCTCTATGAAGAGCTCGTCCGGCAATATCCGACCAGCCCCGAAGCGAACACCGCCCGCGCGCGTCTGGCGAAGCTCAACCGCGACTAG